From the Streptomyces nigrescens genome, one window contains:
- the tyrS gene encoding tyrosine--tRNA ligase, with protein sequence MTRLGESVARATTLLSADLSSDATVQELLKETGARRYLDLTDLPAKEQAELIAARTVEVLPGVEKLAERIEERRAAGKGLHIKLGIDPTATDVHLGHAVPLIILSRFQRLGHDVTLIIGDFTAKIGDPSGRTAERPPLTDEDIAQNLATYREQVRPFFDFEKVSFRQNSEWLAPYTFPELLSLLAQVPASQLLQREDFRNRLAAGSGLTMTELLYPIAQGLDSVALECDVELGGSDQLLNLQMGRKLMELRGQRPQLVVTMPLIEGTDGTGAKMSKSKGNYVGLSAPADDVFGKIMSVPDRLMEPYLKAWTEWTDEEIALVLGRVADRSLHPMDLKKVLAGEVVAALYGMDAAMAARAGFVAQFSKKSFADVESLPSVDVAAHGAETVAAVLTTVLEFTPSASAARRLAKQNALRLIVEAEGEGKQQTVVLAEADAARPLGEVLAEKLADSPGVAYLKAGRKLGRLDGR encoded by the coding sequence ATGACACGCCTCGGCGAATCCGTCGCCCGCGCCACCACGCTGCTCTCCGCCGACCTCTCCTCGGACGCCACGGTCCAGGAGCTGCTCAAGGAGACGGGCGCGCGGCGCTATCTGGATCTGACGGACCTGCCCGCCAAGGAGCAGGCCGAGCTGATCGCGGCCCGTACGGTCGAGGTCCTGCCGGGCGTGGAGAAGCTGGCCGAGCGGATCGAGGAGCGCCGGGCGGCCGGCAAGGGTCTGCACATCAAGTTGGGCATCGACCCGACGGCCACCGATGTGCACCTCGGGCATGCGGTCCCGCTGATCATCCTGAGCCGGTTCCAGCGGCTGGGCCATGACGTCACGCTGATCATCGGTGACTTCACCGCCAAGATCGGCGACCCCTCGGGCCGTACGGCCGAGCGCCCGCCGCTGACCGACGAGGACATCGCGCAGAACCTCGCCACGTACCGCGAACAGGTACGCCCCTTCTTCGACTTCGAGAAGGTCAGCTTCCGGCAGAACAGCGAGTGGCTGGCGCCGTACACCTTCCCGGAGCTGCTGTCGCTGCTCGCCCAGGTGCCGGCCTCGCAGCTGCTGCAGCGCGAGGACTTCCGCAACCGGCTGGCCGCCGGGTCCGGTCTGACCATGACGGAGCTGCTGTACCCCATCGCCCAGGGCCTGGACTCGGTGGCGCTGGAGTGCGATGTGGAGCTGGGCGGCTCCGACCAGCTGCTCAATCTGCAGATGGGCCGCAAGCTGATGGAGCTGCGCGGGCAGCGGCCGCAGCTGGTGGTGACCATGCCGCTGATCGAGGGCACGGACGGCACCGGCGCCAAGATGTCCAAGTCCAAGGGCAATTACGTCGGGCTGAGCGCGCCCGCCGACGATGTCTTCGGCAAGATCATGTCGGTGCCGGACCGGCTGATGGAGCCGTACCTCAAGGCCTGGACGGAGTGGACCGACGAGGAGATCGCGCTCGTCCTGGGCCGGGTCGCGGACCGCTCGCTGCACCCGATGGACCTCAAGAAGGTCCTCGCGGGCGAGGTCGTGGCCGCGCTGTACGGGATGGACGCGGCGATGGCGGCGCGGGCCGGTTTCGTGGCGCAGTTCTCCAAGAAGTCGTTCGCCGATGTGGAGTCGCTGCCGTCGGTGGATGTCGCCGCGCACGGCGCGGAGACGGTGGCGGCCGTGCTGACGACGGTGCTGGAGTTCACCCCGAGCGCCTCGGCGGCGCGGCGGCTGGCCAAGCAGAACGCGCTGCGGCTGATCGTGGAGGCCGAGGGCGAGGGCAAGCAGCAGACCGTGGTGCTGGCGGAGGCCGATGCGGCCCGGCCGCTGGGCGAGGTGCTGGCCGAGAAGCTGGCGGACTCCCCCGGCGTCGCGTACCTGAAGGCCGGCCGCAAGCTGGGCCGGCTCGACGGCCGCTGA
- a CDS encoding GlsB/YeaQ/YmgE family stress response membrane protein, protein MTWLWAIIVGLVLGLIAKAIIPGKQQIPLWLTVIFGMLGSVLGNWAATGIGVNETGGIDWIRHLLQLAGAVLVVGIGDRLWVSMRGRKKQAT, encoded by the coding sequence ATGACGTGGTTGTGGGCCATCATCGTGGGCCTGGTGCTGGGCCTGATCGCGAAGGCCATCATCCCGGGCAAGCAGCAGATTCCGCTCTGGCTGACCGTGATCTTCGGCATGCTGGGCAGCGTCCTCGGCAACTGGGCGGCCACCGGCATCGGGGTCAACGAGACCGGCGGCATCGACTGGATCCGGCACCTGCTGCAACTGGCCGGCGCGGTCCTCGTCGTCGGCATCGGTGACCGCCTCTGGGTCTCCATGCGGGGCCGCAAGAAACAGGCGACCTAG